The following proteins are encoded in a genomic region of Brachypodium distachyon strain Bd21 chromosome 1, Brachypodium_distachyon_v3.0, whole genome shotgun sequence:
- the LOC100827813 gene encoding putative ALA-interacting subunit 2 encodes MEEASTSANGGSAAGGGRSFPPARSGVFYKFTQQDLPAWKPAMTPGCVITIFLLIGITFVPVGLVCLQASNSVAEIVHRYDIDCVPDAYRRNKQAYIKDSLISKKCIQKVKVQYHMKAPIYVYYELDNFYQNHRRYVKSRSDKQLRHGMKYTDSSCGPLERNNGLPIVPCGLIAWSLFNDTFGFTRGSIGIMVDRKNISWRSDREHKFGKDVYPFNFQNGSLIGGGKLDPDIPLSNQEDLIVWMRAAALPQFRKLYGVIEDDLQADETIDIHITNNYNTYSFGGKKSLVLTTSTWLGGKNDFLGYAYLVTGSASIFLSILFALIHVKIPRPHGDAAYLSWSRKSSN; translated from the exons ATGGAAGAGGCAAGCACCTCGGCTAACGGAGGCTccgccgcgggcggcgggcgctccTTCCCGCCGGCGAGATCGGGAG TATTCTATAAGTTCACCCAGCAAGATCTTCCAGCTTGGAAACCGGCAATGACACCAGGATGT GTGATAACTATTTTCTTGTTGATCGGAATTACTTTTGTACCTGTTGGGCTAGTTTGTCTTCAAGCTTCAAACAGT GTTGCGGAAATAGTTCACCGCTATGATATTGACTGTGTACCTGATGCTTACAGAAGAAATAAGCAGGCTTATATTAAAGATAGCTTGATTTCTAAGAAATGTATTCAAAAAGTGAAG GTTCAATATCATATGAAAGCTCCAATTTATGTGTATTATGAACTTGACAACTTTTATCAGAATCATCGTAG GTATGTCAAAAGTAGAAGTGATAAGCAACTACGCCATGGGATGAAATACACGGATAGCTCATGCGGTCCTCTAGAAAGGAACAATGGCCTTCCGATTGTTCCTTGTGGATTGATTGCCTGGAGCTTGTTCAATGATACTTTTGGTTTTACCCGCGGATCCATTGGAATAATGGTTGATAGGAAAAATATTTCATGGAGAAGTGATCGGGAACACAAATTTGGCAAGGATGTTTATCCTTTCAACTTTCAGAATGGATCCTTAATTGGAGGAGGGAAACTTGACCCTGATATACCA CTGAGCAATCAGGAAGATCTTATTGTGTGGATgcgtgctgctgctcttcccCAATTCCGAAAGCTCTATGGTGTCATTGAAGATGATCTACAAGCTGATGAAACCATTGACATCCACATAACAAATAATTATAATACCTACAGTTTTGGTGGAAAGAAAAGCCTAGTTCTTACAACGTCAACTTGGCTAGGTGGCAAGAATGACTTTCTTGGATATGCATATCTTGTCACCGGTTCAGCGAGCATTTTCTTGTCCATTCTATTTGCTCTGATTCATGTGAAAATTCCAAG GCCACATGGTGATGCTGCTTACCTATCTTGGAGCCGGAAAAGCAGCAATTAG
- the LOC100825445 gene encoding uncharacterized protein LOC100825445, with amino-acid sequence MREEVRSSSGAAFEPPFAVARSSSPPPTPVASSAGASSPAMQVNITSIDWLGSKQVSRVDSSSHVAPHLNGPAHTVDAAGTALDSAPSCRPWERGDLLRRLATFKPSTWDSKPKAASSLACAQRGWVNVDTDKIECESCSAHLIFSALTSWSPAEVANVGEAFAEQLDASHQNSCPWRGNCCADSLMQLHFTQSALIGGFKDRCDGLLQFLSLPVIAPSAIENMRLTRAAQINCLLSQSNTFLPGELGHKAESTLGVDIHQDSSCGYSQAQKLISLCGWEPRWLPNVQDCEENSTHSAKNAVSNEPDETFYPRHAEHQKSSFSASAKKDKGKGKRPLRDSGCSMRSPLLDCNLCGSTVRIWDFRSVSRPTRFSPNDIVAPETGKGLALTRGISAASGINEWVNDGMERDQAVGRDEAATSEGKSLLNAGLDLDLTMAGGRPPIQSAMPVASECFNGGMGRDLMIAQPAGSEVGDRATSYESRGPSSRKRNLEEGGSTADKPHDGLQHADSIEGTVVDRDGEEVDDEVQDSNAQKKKSRGFNFFDVNLPSSSGAGPSRNFCFDPDVDAGRHGCSRALGIAPAEHPSARDSMRASSVIAMDVRSADEDSMDSVEYHPDAGNDVNMPSSSAHRNIDMNDALDLNYSNQAQQSACAQPTAGSDGREIGGSSTNEGEEVFNVDTAPTFARDQLSLGISGGSVGMGASHEAEIHGIDASVQRTESGVGDAEPITDLTETMGHTGESVPGPGSMDEFVPEEVDREEPHGDSQDIVFLSVGRADSGSKIYGSNKADSGESGKRIGHVLGHESSMHPSLSCNAGMHTGFDASKEEVTQAGKVLSTEDVLMGSGYDQNGLGATNGENDYEPGLPDFDPVKHHNSHCPWVNGIVAAARCYAAGSSSSSSALSGWQLTVDALDTVQSLGHSQTQLMQSDSAASLYMDDQVASNRKLVRKTSASRSHGKC; translated from the exons ATGCGGGAGGAGGTGAGGAGCTCGTCGGGAGCGGCGTTCGAGCCGCCGTTTGCCGTCGCccggtcgtcgtcgccgccgcccaccccGGTCGCCAG TTCTGCTGGTGCCTCATCACCTGCTATGCAAGTTAATATCACCAGCATTGATTGGTTGGGTAGTAAGCAAGTTTCCAGGGTTGATTCCTCATCACATGTTGCACCACATCTCAATGGGCCTGCTCATACTGTTGATGCTGCCGGAACTGCTTTGGATTCTGCACCATCATGTAGACCATGGGAGCGTGGAGACTTACTTCGTCGACTGGCAACATTTAAGCCTTCAACTTGGGATTCTAAGCCGAAg GCTGCTAGTTCATTGGCTTGTGCTCAAAGAGGCTGGGTGAATGTTGACACGGACAAAATTGAATGTGAATCATGCAGTGCACATCTTATATTCAGTGCACTGACATCCTGGTCCCCAGCTGAAG ttgcaaaTGTTGGAGAAGCCTTTGCCGAGCAGCTTGATGCATCACACCAGAATAGTTGTCCCTGGAGAGGCAATTGCTGTGCTGATAGCTTGATGCAGCTCCACTTTACACAATCAGCCCTTATTGGAGGTTTTAAGGATCGCTGTGATGGACTTCTGcagtttctctctcttcctgtGATTGCTCCATCTGCAATTGAGAACATGAGGCTGACCAGAGCCGCTCAGATTAACTGCCTACTATCCCAATCGAATACCTTTTTACCTGGGGAGCTGGGTCACAAAGCTGAGAGTACACTAGGAGTTGACATACATCAAGATTCCTCTTGTGGCTATTCACAA GCACAGAAGCTTATCAGCCTTTGTGGGTGGGAGCCTAGGTGGCTTCCAAATGTTCAGGACTGTGAAGAAAATTCAACCCATTCAGCTAAAAATGCAGTCTCAAATGAACCAGATGAAACATTCTATCCCCGCCATGCTGAACATCAGAAAAGTTCATTCTCTGCATCAGCCAAGAAAGATAAGGGAAAGGGCAAAAGGCCCCTCAGAGATTCTGGATGCAGCATGAGATCACCTTTATTGGATTGTAACCTGTGTGGATCTACAGTCAGGATCTGGGACTTCAGATCCGTGTCACGTCCTACTCGTTTTAGTCCAAATGACATTGTTGCACCAGAAACAGGCAAAGGATTAGCACTGACACGTGGAATTAGTGCAGCCAGTGGAATCAATGAATGGGTTAATGATGGGATGGAAAGAGATCAAGCGGTAGGGCGTGATGAAGCAGCAACTTCTGAGGGGAAATCGTTATTAAATGCTGGCTTAGACCTTGACTTAACGATGGCTGGAGGACGACCACCAATTCAATCTGCAATGCCTGTTGCATCTGAGTGTTTTAATGGTGGAATGGGAAGAGATCTGATGATTGCACAGCCTGCTGGAAGTGAAGTTGGTGATCGTGCAACATCATATGAGTCTCGGGGTCCAAGCTCACGGAAGCGTAACCTTGAGGAAGGTGGGAGCACTGCTGACAAGCCACATGATGGGCTTCAACATGCTGACAGCATAGAAGGAACTGTGGTCGATCGTGATGGTGAAGAAGTTGATGATGAAGTGCAAGATTCAAATGCCCAGAAGAAAAAGTCCCGTGGGTTCAACTTTTTTGATGTCAATCTTCCATCTTCTTCTGGAGCTGGCCCTAGTAGAAACTTCTGCTTTGACCCTGATGTAGATGCTGGTAGACACGGTTGCTCTAGAGCTCTTGGTATAGCCCCCGCTGAACATCCATCTGCTAGAGATTCTATGAGAGCGTCTTCTGTTATCGCCATGGATGTTCGCAGTGCTGATGAAGATTCTATGGACAGTGTTGAGTACCATCCTGATGCTGGTAATGATGTTAATATGCCTTCATCTAGTGCACACAGGAATATTGACATGAATGATGCCTTAGATCTCAACTATAGCAACCAAGCACAGCAAAGTGCTTGTGCACAACCTACTGCTGGTAGTGATGGGAGGGAGATAGGAGGAAGCAGTACAAATGAAGGGGAGGAGGTCTTTAATGTAGACACAGCTCCTACCTTTGCAAGGGATCAACTTAGCTTAGGAATAAGTGGTGGGAGTGTTGGCATGGGTGCTAGTCATGAGGCTGAAATTCATGGAATTGATGCTTCTGTTCAAAGAACTGAGAGTGGTGTAGGCGATGCAGAACCTATTACTGACCTTACTGAGACTATGGGTCATACTGGTGAATCAGTTCCAGGACCTGGATCGATGGATGAGTTTGTACCCGAAGAAGTTGATCGGGAAGAACCTCATGGTGACAGCCAAGATATAGTGTTCCTTTCAGTAGGCCGTGCTGACAGTGGATCGAAAATTTATGGTTCTAACAAAGCTGATTCTGGTGAGAGTGGAAAAAGGATAGGTCATGTCCTTGGCCATGAAAGTAGCATGcatccttctctttcttgCAATGCTGGGATGCATACCGGTTTTGATGCATCTAAAGAGGAAGTGACACAGGCCGGCAAAGTACTGAGTACCGAAGATGTGTTAATGGGGTCAGGTTATGATCAGAATGGATTAG GAGCAACGAATGGAGAAAATGACTATGAGCCAGGTCTTCCAGATTTTGATCCTGTTAAGCATCACAACAGTCACTGTCCATGGGTAAATGGAATTGTTGCAGCAGCTCGCTGTTACGCTGCTGGTTCCAGCTCAAGTAGTTCAGCGCTTTCTGGTTGGCAGCTAACAGTAGATGCCCTTGATACGGTCCAATCTCTTGGACATTCTCAAACTCAATTAATGCAGTCTGATTCTGCGGCCTCCCTATACATG GATGATCAGGTAGCTTCTAACCGGAAGCTGGTGAGAAAGACTTCAGCGAGCAGAAGCCATGGGAAATGTTGA
- the LOC100829532 gene encoding transcription termination factor MTEF1, chloroplastic has translation MPLRTPPPSSSSSSNFHLSNQTNTNKLGRKKPRAAVTMPLCSFYASTSLPVAKPHHSTKPSPAAAAAAAATTVPTMTAGEAALTPLHLPELPSHTRDKILSLELMGVDYGRALTLNPSLRDASPESIHSIVTFLQTRGGLQFKDLGRVFGMCPSILTSSVRHDLAPVLAFLTTGLGVPESAYRRVLVKCPRVLACSVRDQLTPALLYLRRLGFRDARALAFQDPVLLVSSVERTMAPKLEFLRDGLGMPREDAVAMVVRCPALFTFNVERNFKPKFKYLVEEMGGGVEDVKAFPQYFTFSLEKRIAPRHRAAVEAGVVLPLPDMLKATDDEFTEMIAKESERIISGASEL, from the coding sequence ATGCCACTTCGCACCCCACCTCcatcatcgtcttcctcctccaactTTCATctctcaaaccaaacaaacacaaataaGCTCGGGAGGAAGAAGCCTCGGGCGGCCGTAACAATGCCGCTCTGCAGCTTCTACGCCTCCACCTCCCTCCCCGTCGCCAAGCCCCACCACTCCACCAAGccctctcccgccgccgccgccgccgccgccgcgaccaccGTGCCAACGATGACagcgggggaggcggcgctgaCGCCGCTGCACCTACCGGAGCTCCCTTCTCACACCCGGGACAAGATCCTGAGCCTGGAGCTCATGGGCGTGGACTACGGCCGCGCCCTAACCCTCAACCCGTCCCTCCGCGACGCGTCCCCGGAGTCCATCCACTCcatcgtcaccttcctccaaACCCGCGGCGGGCTCCAGTTCAAGGATCTGGGCCGCGTCTTCGGCATGTGCCCCTCGATCCTCACCTCCTCCGTGCGCCACGACCTGGCCCCGGTGCTCGCCTTCCTCACCACCGGCCTCGGCGTCCCCGAATCCGCCTACCGCCGCGTGCTCGTCAAGTGCCCGCGCGTGCTGGCCTGCAGCGTGCGCGACCAGCTGACCCCGGCGCTCCTCTACCTCCGCCGCCTGGGCTTccgcgacgcgcgcgcgctgGCGTTCCAGGACCCGGTGCTGCTGGTGTCCAGCGTGGAGCGCACCATGGCGCCCAAGCTCGAGTTCCTCCGGGACGGGCTCGGGATGCCGAGGGAGGACGCCGTGGCCATGGTGGTCCGCTGCCCCGCGCTGTTCACGTTTAACGTGGAGAGGAACTTCAAGCCCAAGTTCAAGTACCTTGTGGAGGAGATGGGCGGCGGGGTGGAGGACGTCAAGGCGTTCCCCCAGTACTTTACCTTTAGCTTGGAGAAGCGGATCGCGCCCAGGCATCGTGCCGCGGTTGAGGCTGGCGTcgtgctgccgctgccggacATGCTCAAGGCCACCGACGACGAGTTCACGGAGATGATCGCCAAGGAGTCGGAGCGGATCATTAGCGGAGCTAGCGAGCTCTAG